One genomic region from Kineobactrum salinum encodes:
- a CDS encoding leukotriene A4 hydrolase C-terminal domain-containing protein encodes MPEELDEAQLTELDQAFGLTESGNNEVAFSWLMIAVRNQYQPAYERLENFLTSIGRNKFLRPLYRTLVETGQGELAERIFEQARAGYHPLTVKVNSGVIYGDGAE; translated from the coding sequence ATGCCGGAAGAGCTCGATGAAGCCCAATTGACGGAGCTGGACCAGGCCTTCGGCCTGACCGAATCAGGCAACAACGAGGTTGCCTTCAGCTGGTTGATGATCGCCGTGCGCAACCAGTACCAGCCAGCCTACGAACGCCTGGAGAATTTCCTCACCAGCATCGGCCGCAACAAGTTCCTGCGTCCGCTGTACCGCACCCTGGTGGAAACCGGCCAGGGCGAACTGGCCGAGCGCATCTTCGAGCAAGCCAGGGCCGGATATCACCCGCTCACGGTGAAGGTGAACAGCGGGGTTATCTACGGGGATGGGGCAGAGTAA